The proteins below come from a single Dasypus novemcinctus isolate mDasNov1 chromosome 22, mDasNov1.1.hap2, whole genome shotgun sequence genomic window:
- the LOC131275271 gene encoding olfactory receptor 5V1-like — MDIDNLTTLNEFILIGLSDLPEVRYPLFVVFALIYLVTLMGNGTILLAIGIEKKLHTPMYYFLANLSLLDIFCPSDTVPKMLENLLTMKQNISYVGCALQLYFLVALAGTEVFLLAVMAYDRYVAICFPLRYTLIMTMARCTKLTAGTWAAGFLNSLLHTVLTFRLSFCKSNQVNQYYCDISPVVALSCSSTYLAEMVLLVVAGILGISAFLITFISYLYIISTILKIPSSEGKRKAFSTCASHLLVVCLFYGTTIFTYVRPTSSDHSPARDRLISMLYGVITPMLNPIIYSLRNTEVKGALRKFLCHKHVYSSHNINEIH; from the coding sequence ATGGACATTGACAATCTCACTACCCTGAATGAATTCATCCTCATAGGGCTGTCTGATCTACCCGAGGTGCGCTATCCTCTCTTCGTGGTTTTTGCTCTCATCTATCTGGTCACCTTGATGGGAAACGGTACTATTCTCCTTGCCATTGGGATTGAAAAAAAACTGCACACACCCATGTATTACTTCTTGGCAAATTTGTCCCTCTTAGACATATTCTGCCCGTCAGATACTGTTCCCAAGATGCTTGAGAATCTCCTGACTATGAAGCAAAACATTTCTTATGTTGGGTGTGCTTTGCAGCTTTATTTCTTGGTGGCCCTGGCAGGGACCGAGGTCTTCCTTCTAGCTGTCATGGCTTATGACCGGTATGTGGCCATATGTTTCCCCCTTCGTTATACCCTCATCATGACCATGGCACGCTGTACCAAGCTGACAGCTGGAACCTGGGCAGCTGGGTTTCTAAATTCCCTTCTGCATACAGTGTTGACATTCCGCCTGTCTTTCTGTAAGTCCAATCAGGTTAATCAATATTATTGTGACATCTCGCCAGTGGTGGCACTCTCCTGCTCTTCTACGTACCTGGCAGAGATGGTTCTTTTAGTGGTTGCAGGAATATTAGGGATCAGCGCTTTTCTAATCACCTTTATTTCTTATCTCTACATCATATCCACCATCCTGAAGATCCCATCATCCGAAGGTAAGCGCAAAGCCTTCTCTACATGTGCTTCCCACCTCCTtgtggtatgtttgttttatGGCACAACAATATTTACATATGTCCGCCCTACCTCTAGTGATCACTCCCCAGCCAGGGACAGGCTCATCTCAATGCTGTATGGGGTTATCACTCCAATGTTGAACCCCATCATCTACAGCTTGAGAAACACAGAGGTTAAAGGAGCACTTCGAAAATTTTTATGTCATAAACATGTTTACAGTTCACATAACATTAATGAAATTCATTAA